AAGTAATTAGGAATTCGTTTTTTCCGTTATTAACGTGACACTAATCAATTATATcactttataaatttttttagttattaaaCGATATCatttaaggatgaaaaataaacttttggtaaagtttaaaactaaaatagtaTATATCCTATTTTCATCTTATAACAATAGTTTGTCtcctagaatttgttgtaaaaatacaataatttgTGCCGCCCCAATTCAGGCCACGTAGTGATGCCCCAAAACAACAACCCAGTACAGCAAGCAGTAACGAGGAATATGCCCCAAGGCCCCCCAAAAAAAGTCGGCCTCATTACCAAACTCACAAAACGACAACGTCTTCTAGGAAAACAAAATAGAAGTAAAAAATCCCCGCTCTTCTTTGTCGTCTTGGCGTTTTGATATTTGTCACTTTTCCTCAAATttcaatctcatttttctttctccttcctTTCATTCCTCTGCAAAACACACTAGTAACAACAAAATGATCACAACGACGTTGTCTTCTACGGCGTTTACAACCTCAGCCTCGCCGTTAAAAGTCAACAGATACAAATACAATTCCAAACACAATAACTCAGCTTCCTTTTACTCCCAAATCCCTTTCCTTTACAACCCTCTTTCCACAACTCCATCATCAATTTCCAGGTTTGTCAAATTAAGAAACTTTTTTCACTTTGCTAACAtgggttttactttttttttcttgttctgaaacttttttgttacttttagtTTGTTAAGATTAAGAAAGTTGTAAGAATGGAATATGAATACTTGCTGTTTTGGGAGTGAGAAtgttgaaatttaattattaacaCTTAGTGAGCTTCATCAATTTCCTGATTTAGTTCAATATAGtataatttttctctatttaGTTCTTAAACTTAGTCTAATCACTGagttttttagttcaaatttacaTCAATTCTTGCATCATCTGTGATAGTTTTAGGTTATTATTACATTCATAAATGTTGGAAGGAGAGATTTGGATGAGTGGTTGAGTTTGTGATATGCTAGGAAGTCGTGTCAGGTCCGGGCAActgttttgaaagaaaatgaggAGAAAGTGGTAGTGGAGGAGTCATTTCCGGCAAAGTCTTCTCCTGGTGATGGAGGGAAAGGAAGTGGCAGCGATAACGAACCACCAGAGAGTTCATCTTCTGGTGCATTGGAGAGATGGGCTATCAAGTTCGAACAATCTGTGAATATCTTTCTCACGGTACAGCTTATCTCCCTTTCGCTCTGTTCATGTTGTCAAACCAATTTTAGATCCAATGTTGATATGGTGATATGAAATTACATGTTGCTATGTTTTTATGAAATATGTGTGCCTACTTCTTTGTTCAGTATTCGGTCAATTCTTGAATATTATTGGGATAACTATTGACTTAATATTGAGGAAATATTGTTTCATGTTTATCTGACCCATTCTTTGTACTAATGGACCACATTAAAATTGGATTCATTAGTTGAATTCAGATTATCAATGTGTTTCCGTGTATATTATggtaaaaaaatgcaaagagtCCTTTTTTTTCCATCTACATGATATTAGTTCCAAACTAGAGCTGCTTAACACATTTTTATAAATGGCAAGcaaataattattcatgtttataGAGATGAATCTTAGATATTTAAATTTACGATGTTAGTCTCATGTTTAATCTGATAAAACTCTGTTGTTGATACCCTTAATCCCATAATTCTTATTGATTATGATAATATGATTCCAGCATATGATGTGTAGCTGTAGAAAATATTGTAACTTACAGGGTAGAATATCTGTATCCTTAATCATATAATTTATTTCTATTATATCAGTGCTGCCCCTACCATGACTCTATATTAAGGCACAGGAGAACTGAGGAGTTCTCGTAATTACTATTTTGTGCTTGTTATGCTGCACAAGAACTCTTCAGCAGCTAAAGAGCCTCTGTCTATAGCAGAAGTTCATACCCCTTGATAATAATTTAACTCTATCAATCATTCCAGGACTCAGTGATAAAGATACTCGATACCTTGTACCATGATCGAAACTATCCAAGGTTCTTTGTACTGGAAACTATTGCAAGAGTTCCTTATTTTGGTGAGTGCTAAAGTGTTTTCTACTCTCTGTCTTGTTGAATCCTTTATTGGGGATTTTGTAGCCAATGCTAGAAACTGTTTTATGAGCTTGAATGAGCGTTCTTAAATTTGTAAGAATAAATGTTGTAGATACCTTCTGAGCTTGGCAAACATGTGTGGTCTTAGCAATTTGTCATCAGGATAAAAGTTAACTATTCTTGTGTACATCTATTATAACTTGATCATGCTCAAGAAACATGATACATTTGGCATATATATTATCAGTTTGTGAATAAGGAGGTTCCAATGAAAGGTATGCTCAACTTATTACGCgcgcgtgcacacacacacacacacacacaaacatgcAGCAATTATGCATTGTATCCATTTATGGGAACATAGAAAATATCATCAGAACTTGTtggtttaatctttgttttcaGTAAGTTACTAAAAAACGACTTTCTTATGCAGCCATATTTGAACACTGTAGACCACTTTGAATCCTATCTCTGAATTCTGTTTTGTGATTAAATATTTCAATGGCAGCCTTTATGTCTGTTCTACACATGTATGAGAGTTTTGGTTGGTGGAGAAGAGCAGATTACATTAAAGTGCATTTTGCCGAGAGTTGGAATGAGATGCATCACTTACTCATTATGGAAGTAATATTCTTTCTTTGAAATTCCTTTCTCATTGTTATAATTGATATATCACCATATTTGTTCTTCAGTAAGAAAAGTCACTGTAAAAAGGTCCCACCATTATTTAGATTCTGTTTGGTTTTCCCTGAAAATACCATATCTTGCCCTCATTTATGATATGGTTCATTAAACTTTCCAAAACTGAAAgattaagaaaatttaaatttatgacCTAAAGACCGATGAGAAAACTTAACCAATTGTGAAGAATATTTATCAGAAGTGATGGAAGCTCTCAGCTCCCCACCCTGCAAGGGGCGGGGACTGCAGGTTAGCTTGACACTGCTCTTCTATGAACATGCGCGCACACACTAAATAATGATTTTCTTGTAGAATTCTTGTAGCTTCATTTATTTCCACTGGGCCAACCATTTTGCAGATATAGTCACCTAAAAGATATGAAATCTTGAAATATTACTTGTGTAATTTGCTTAATATTTGAGGTTACATACTTGTGATTGCAGGAGTTGGGGGGAAATGCTTGGTGGATTGATCGGTTTCTTGCTCAACATATTGCAGTCGCTTACTACTTTATGACAGTCTTAATGTATATTATAAGCCCTAGAATGGCATGTAAGTACTCGTATCTTGGTTTTACTGTATAATAATTTTGCACCTTCTTTATCCCCAGAATCCTGCTGGTTTCACTTTTCTGAATGGTTATAAGACTTCTTGTTGTATTTCAATTTTGAACCAAACTGAGACCATAAATTGATTTTTCAATTCAACTTGAAAGCAAGCAAAATGACTCTAAATATAATACTCCTATCTCTTGGAGCTcataaaaacttaaattctGTTGGTAGTCACTGTTATGGATTGTTCCTAGGAAATGAATTTGTCTTgtaatttttaactttatttttttttttactaataaataagaaaaaaaaaatttatttttcaatttctactTTTCTACAGGATCACTGCATGTTATTATTAATCTGAAATGCTGATTTTTGTATACTTGTCACTAGTGCAGATCACTTTTCTGAATGTGTAGAGGGCCATGCATTTGAAACTTACGACAAATTTATCAAGGCCCAAGGAGGTGTGTTGAGAGTTTTAATGTTAATAAATATGAATCTTGCTTGGTTGCACTTGCACACATAACTATTATAGATTCAAAAGTCAATTTCAATAACATCAGATTATATTTGTTTTGGTACATACAGACCATATGTTGTGTGATGCCTAATCACCTTGTACTACCACTCAGCCCCCATTTGACTCAGGATTCCTTGAGTTCTCCAGGTCTCGCACTAAGACTACTCAAGAAGCCACTGGGTCCTATTAGAATGACAGTAACTCGTACTTCTAAATGTGACTCAATCATTCTTATGGTGTctgttctttttgtttctttgtagAGGAGTTGAAAAAATCACCTGCACCTGAGGTTGCTGTAAAATACTACACTGGAGGTGACTTTTACTTGTTTGGTAAGTTTCATCTTACAAGCTTTTGTTCCATTTTCTAAGATACTACCTAGGTTATGACATTTCCTCCGTATTCTATGCAGATGAATTTCAAACAGCAAGAACTCCCAATTCTCGAAGGCCTAAAATAGGTAATGTCATTAGCTTTGATGTTTTTCAATATGACTCATTTACCTGCTCCACTATGTCTTTTGGTACCACAAAATGAGTAGCTCAAATTTCATTGCTTTGCTGACTTTTTGAAAGTATTAGTGCTTTCATTTATGTATCCTTGGTTCCAGTTATACCCCTGTGCCAATTGATTGGAAAAAAGATTGGCTGGTTAGGCAGACCATGATGGAAGGCTAaccattttcttattataaattcaTTAAAGAAGTTCTATTTGCTCAA
The sequence above is drawn from the Castanea sativa cultivar Marrone di Chiusa Pesio chromosome 5, ASM4071231v1 genome and encodes:
- the LOC142633523 gene encoding ubiquinol oxidase 4, chloroplastic/chromoplastic; its protein translation is MITTTLSSTAFTTSASPLKVNRYKYNSKHNNSASFYSQIPFLYNPLSTTPSSISRKSCQVRATVLKENEEKVVVEESFPAKSSPGDGGKGSGSDNEPPESSSSGALERWAIKFEQSVNIFLTDSVIKILDTLYHDRNYPRFFVLETIARVPYFAFMSVLHMYESFGWWRRADYIKVHFAESWNEMHHLLIMEELGGNAWWIDRFLAQHIAVAYYFMTVLMYIISPRMAYHFSECVEGHAFETYDKFIKAQGEELKKSPAPEVAVKYYTGGDFYLFDEFQTARTPNSRRPKIENLYDVFLNIRDDEAEHCKTMRACQTSGNLRSPHSYPEDASEDDCQNVLHEADCEGIVDCIKKSVTSPPANQDI